One genomic region from bacterium encodes:
- a CDS encoding methyltransferase has product MSSAPAAHYFSPAPPAAPRTRAVEFHDGARVYRFRTAPGVFSRAAVDRGTRLLLDTVDVSGARRILDLGCGYGVMGIVAAGRAPRARVTLVDVNPRAVALTVENIALNQVTNAQVRCGDGCAAAAGGPFDLILFNPPIRAGRSVVLRLLREAHASLEAGGRAYLVARTQQGARTLGRLMGEIYESVAEVARGGGFRVFEGRRV; this is encoded by the coding sequence GTGAGCTCCGCCCCGGCGGCTCACTACTTCTCACCGGCTCCGCCGGCGGCGCCGCGGACGCGGGCCGTCGAGTTCCACGACGGCGCCCGCGTCTATCGGTTTCGCACGGCCCCCGGGGTCTTCTCTCGGGCAGCGGTCGACCGGGGGACACGTCTGCTGCTTGATACCGTCGACGTGTCGGGGGCGCGGCGTATCCTCGATCTCGGGTGCGGGTACGGAGTGATGGGGATCGTCGCGGCGGGGAGAGCTCCGCGCGCGCGGGTGACGCTGGTGGATGTGAACCCCCGCGCGGTCGCCCTCACCGTAGAGAACATCGCGCTGAACCAGGTGACGAATGCACAGGTCCGGTGCGGGGACGGGTGCGCCGCGGCGGCGGGCGGGCCCTTCGACCTCATCCTGTTCAACCCACCGATCCGCGCCGGGCGGAGTGTGGTGCTCCGGTTGCTGCGCGAGGCCCATGCGAGTCTAGAAGCCGGAGGGCGGGCGTACCTCGTCGCCCGGACTCAGCAGGGGGCGCGCACGCTGGGCCGGTTGATGGGCGAGATCTACGAGTCGGTCGCCGAGGTCGCCCGGGGGGGCGGATTCCGAGTGTTCGAGGGACGCCGTGTTTGA
- a CDS encoding sigma factor-like helix-turn-helix DNA-binding protein: MPLQRLHNGRRRVGPRALDGRTAVVRLVDTYARLLTAHQQEMLRMYYDDDLSLGEIAARCGVTRQAVFDSLRRSVSELWSLEKRIGIASERERQARAHEITLSRLAAVEGEVTRLASTGRTNLAGLRDALQALRESL, encoded by the coding sequence ATGCCTTTACAGCGACTCCACAACGGCCGGCGCCGGGTCGGACCGCGGGCGCTCGATGGGCGGACCGCGGTGGTCCGCCTGGTCGACACGTATGCCCGGCTCCTCACCGCGCACCAGCAGGAGATGCTGCGCATGTACTACGACGACGACCTCTCCCTGGGCGAGATCGCCGCCCGGTGCGGCGTGACGCGGCAGGCCGTCTTCGATAGCCTCAGGCGGTCTGTGAGCGAACTCTGGTCGCTCGAGAAACGGATCGGCATCGCCTCGGAGCGCGAGCGGCAGGCGCGCGCGCACGAGATCACGCTCTCGCGGCTGGCGGCCGTCGAGGGCGAGGTGACGCGTCTCGCCTCGACCGGCCGCACCAACTTGGCGGGCCTTCGGGACGCGCTTCAAGCCCTTCGGGAGTCCCTGTGA
- the ftsY gene encoding signal recognition particle-docking protein FtsY, with product MSRNPLDSPSGWLGRFRAGLARTREALTAKVEDLLGRGVSESFYEELEETLIQADLGVRATATVISRLRDRSGAKTPDALRQALVEILTDALGEPAPLTVTPAPAVVLVLGTNGAGKTTTIGKLAARLKGEGRKVLLVAADTFRAGAIDQLGVWAERVGVDIIRHQAGADPAAVVFDAAQAAQARHVDVLIVDTAGRLHTKTNLMEELKKVDRVIRRALPGAAVEALLVLDATTGQNGITQARQFKAALPVTGVVLTKLDGTARGGVVVAIAQELDLPVKLVGFGEGVEDLQPFDPRTFAEALFTSTPD from the coding sequence GTGAGCCGCAACCCGTTGGATAGCCCGTCGGGGTGGCTCGGGCGCTTTCGCGCCGGGCTCGCGAGGACACGCGAAGCGCTCACCGCCAAAGTCGAGGACCTGCTCGGGCGGGGGGTGAGCGAGAGCTTCTACGAAGAGCTCGAAGAGACGCTCATCCAGGCCGACCTCGGCGTGCGCGCGACCGCGACCGTCATCTCTCGTCTTCGAGACCGCTCCGGCGCCAAGACGCCGGACGCCCTCCGCCAGGCGTTGGTGGAGATCTTGACCGATGCGCTTGGCGAGCCTGCGCCCCTCACGGTGACGCCCGCTCCGGCCGTCGTCCTGGTCCTGGGGACGAATGGGGCGGGGAAGACCACGACGATCGGCAAGCTCGCCGCGCGCCTCAAGGGCGAGGGGCGCAAGGTCCTGTTGGTCGCGGCCGACACCTTCCGCGCCGGCGCGATCGATCAGCTCGGAGTGTGGGCGGAGCGCGTGGGGGTGGACATCATCCGGCATCAGGCGGGGGCCGACCCGGCGGCGGTGGTCTTCGACGCGGCGCAGGCGGCGCAGGCCCGGCACGTCGACGTGCTCATCGTGGACACGGCGGGCCGGCTCCATACGAAGACCAACCTGATGGAGGAGCTCAAGAAGGTCGATCGCGTGATCCGCCGGGCGCTCCCCGGCGCCGCCGTCGAAGCGCTGCTCGTGCTCGATGCGACGACCGGGCAAAATGGGATCACCCAGGCCCGCCAGTTCAAAGCCGCGCTCCCCGTGACCGGGGTCGTGCTCACGAAGCTGGATGGGACGGCCCGAGGGGGCGTCGTCGTCGCGATTGCCCAGGAGCTCGACCTTCCTGTGAAGCTGGTGGGGTTCGGGGAGGGGGTGGAGGATCTCCAGCCGTTTGATCCCCGGACGTTTGCCGAAGCGCTGTTCACCTCGACCCCGGACTGA
- the smc gene encoding chromosome segregation protein SMC, translating to MRLKRLELSGFKTFPERTALQFATQITGIVGPNGSGKSNIFDAIRWALGEGSLRTLRGIRTEDIIFAGTERRRPLAMAEVTLTLDNEDGTLVLPPAPGDEDAPPTPLAFAEVTVTRRAMRSAESQYFINGLPCRLRDIQTMFLGTGLGGHSYSLITQGEVEQMLDATPEERRMVLEEAAGLAKYKRRRRDAERRMGATETTLLRVTDMLGELDAQTAQLAAQAEAAERYQAQTRDLRALELSLQVEEIRRGIRAQRRVREQLEEIATRRQEIDAATRALVEQRAALDRRAVEAGREWEAIQRGRVSLVERRAAAEAAVELVSERLRGVGVQRQRSEREAGRYRDEQDALRTEQAALIEAGRDLAEREARGRAEVEAVEARLHMMDAEAALNEQELEAGRMMVRSIVEERGKRHNEIAAAEAREAGYRDRSAGLPQQIAGLGGRLDGARTQREALADESARGTSDLDGLRGRLVSLCTEHEERIGTREALLADERHLEIERERFASRLRFLEEAHSQYRGYDSGAREILLAWRANPDRLPGVRGALADYLSVPRELRVAIESALGPSLSALIVSSMDDARRALALLGGEPRGSVTFVPVSSVVAPDPPALPQAVAADPATVGRAVDHVTLSGAHPEAISALLADVLIVADLDAAVRARTAGYQGRIATRAGEVLGPEGVLVAGRPLPEQGGILGRTEEIAEMRTALDRVEQAVNDVGRRRGAVAEQIRTIAGAIAAIEADVARRSEALAEGRRRLTLIEAEGERLAAEIARLAGEKNAADQGAAAQRLLQERLRQEAGMLGTRLAEAEERIAQVTAGLRDHVEARRAAASRITELRVMVTEVGARREALSARMAEIEKGLAHTAARGDELAGELRQLQTDMERLEAEREVERARCEAIDAERARLASDQAALEEERAGLAARQAETEAQHRQVLDRSAALAEEGHKAEVRVAQIEAEMGSARRRMEEEFGIPFDRAVGSVPESVHREETLGRIEALRGLIAVTGPVNLLAIEEHRQVAERARLLRAQMEDVQGTIAALRTLIVQLEEVIRGQFDKTYEAVDKEFADLFTSLFGGGRGALERVAGLDGGEPGIDIIAQPPGKNLRSLGALSGGERVLVALAFVFAMLRVRPSPFCVFDEVEAALDEANTRKVGEVLRELSARTQIIIITHNKATMEASDALFGVTMEEGGVSQMVSMRLVDREAAGEPQPVG from the coding sequence GTGCGCCTAAAGCGGTTGGAACTGAGCGGATTCAAGACCTTCCCCGAGCGGACGGCGCTTCAGTTCGCGACGCAGATCACCGGCATCGTCGGCCCCAACGGGAGCGGAAAGAGCAACATCTTCGACGCAATTCGGTGGGCGTTGGGAGAGGGCAGCCTGCGCACGCTCCGGGGCATCCGGACGGAAGACATCATCTTTGCGGGAACCGAGCGGCGGCGCCCGCTCGCGATGGCCGAGGTCACCTTGACGCTCGACAACGAGGACGGGACCCTGGTGCTGCCCCCGGCACCCGGCGACGAAGACGCGCCCCCCACGCCGCTGGCGTTCGCCGAGGTGACGGTGACCCGGCGCGCCATGCGGAGCGCGGAGAGCCAGTACTTCATCAACGGTCTGCCGTGCCGCCTCCGCGATATCCAGACGATGTTTCTCGGCACAGGATTGGGCGGCCACTCGTACTCGCTGATCACGCAGGGTGAAGTGGAGCAGATGCTGGACGCCACTCCCGAGGAGCGGCGGATGGTCCTCGAAGAGGCGGCCGGGCTGGCCAAGTACAAGCGCCGGCGCCGTGATGCCGAGCGCCGGATGGGGGCCACGGAGACGACCCTGCTGCGTGTCACCGACATGCTCGGTGAGCTGGATGCCCAAACCGCCCAACTCGCGGCGCAGGCGGAGGCGGCGGAGCGGTATCAGGCTCAGACCCGCGACCTGCGGGCGCTCGAATTGTCGCTCCAAGTCGAGGAGATCCGGCGAGGCATCCGCGCCCAGCGCCGCGTGCGCGAGCAACTCGAAGAGATCGCGACTCGACGTCAGGAGATCGACGCGGCCACGCGAGCGCTCGTGGAGCAGCGGGCGGCGCTCGACCGCCGCGCGGTCGAGGCCGGCCGTGAGTGGGAGGCGATCCAGCGGGGCCGCGTGTCCCTCGTCGAGCGGCGCGCCGCGGCGGAGGCCGCGGTGGAACTGGTGAGCGAGCGGCTCCGCGGGGTGGGGGTCCAACGGCAGCGGTCCGAGCGCGAGGCCGGCCGCTATCGCGACGAGCAGGACGCCCTCCGCACCGAGCAGGCGGCGCTCATCGAGGCCGGGCGCGATCTGGCCGAGCGCGAAGCGCGCGGCCGGGCCGAGGTCGAGGCGGTCGAGGCCCGGCTCCACATGATGGACGCGGAGGCCGCCCTGAACGAGCAAGAACTCGAGGCCGGCCGCATGATGGTGCGATCGATCGTGGAAGAGCGCGGGAAGCGTCACAACGAGATCGCCGCGGCGGAAGCGCGTGAGGCAGGGTACCGCGATCGGAGCGCCGGGTTGCCCCAGCAGATCGCCGGTCTCGGCGGGCGGCTCGACGGCGCGCGCACCCAACGAGAGGCCCTCGCGGACGAATCCGCGCGGGGGACCTCCGATCTCGACGGGCTGCGGGGGCGCTTGGTTTCGCTGTGCACCGAGCACGAAGAGCGCATCGGGACACGCGAGGCGCTGCTCGCGGACGAGCGGCATCTTGAGATCGAGCGAGAGCGATTCGCCTCCCGCCTCCGGTTTTTGGAAGAAGCCCACTCCCAGTACCGCGGATACGACAGCGGCGCCCGGGAGATCCTGCTCGCCTGGCGAGCCAACCCCGACCGGCTGCCCGGTGTTCGCGGAGCGCTCGCGGACTATCTCAGCGTGCCCCGCGAGTTGCGGGTGGCGATTGAATCGGCGCTGGGGCCGAGCCTCTCCGCGCTCATCGTCTCCTCGATGGACGATGCGCGCCGCGCGCTGGCGCTGCTCGGTGGGGAGCCACGGGGTTCGGTGACGTTCGTCCCTGTGTCGAGCGTGGTCGCGCCGGATCCGCCGGCGTTGCCGCAAGCGGTGGCGGCCGATCCCGCCACGGTCGGCCGGGCGGTCGACCACGTCACGCTCTCCGGTGCACATCCGGAGGCCATCTCTGCGCTGCTGGCCGATGTGCTGATCGTAGCCGATCTAGACGCGGCGGTGCGCGCCCGGACGGCAGGGTACCAGGGCCGCATCGCGACGCGCGCCGGGGAAGTGCTTGGTCCCGAGGGGGTGCTCGTCGCCGGTCGGCCGCTGCCGGAGCAGGGGGGCATCCTCGGACGGACCGAGGAAATCGCGGAAATGCGGACCGCGCTGGATCGCGTGGAGCAGGCGGTGAACGACGTCGGCCGCCGCCGCGGGGCCGTCGCAGAGCAGATTCGCACGATTGCGGGGGCGATCGCGGCCATCGAGGCGGACGTGGCCCGCCGGAGCGAGGCCCTGGCCGAAGGCCGGCGGCGTCTCACCCTGATCGAGGCAGAGGGCGAGCGGTTGGCGGCAGAGATCGCGCGCTTGGCCGGCGAGAAGAACGCCGCCGATCAGGGGGCGGCAGCCCAACGATTGCTCCAGGAACGCCTGCGGCAGGAAGCGGGGATGCTGGGTACCCGCTTGGCCGAAGCCGAAGAACGGATCGCGCAGGTCACCGCCGGGCTTCGTGACCACGTGGAGGCGCGCCGGGCCGCGGCGTCCCGGATCACCGAGCTTCGCGTGATGGTGACGGAGGTGGGTGCCCGCCGCGAGGCGCTGAGCGCGCGCATGGCCGAGATCGAGAAGGGACTCGCGCACACCGCCGCCCGTGGTGACGAACTGGCCGGGGAGCTCCGGCAGCTCCAGACCGACATGGAAAGGCTCGAGGCCGAACGCGAGGTGGAGCGCGCGCGGTGCGAGGCGATCGATGCCGAACGCGCACGTCTCGCCTCGGACCAAGCCGCGCTCGAGGAGGAGCGGGCCGGGCTTGCCGCCCGACAGGCCGAAACCGAGGCCCAACACCGGCAGGTTCTCGACCGGTCCGCCGCCCTCGCGGAGGAAGGGCACAAGGCCGAAGTGCGCGTGGCGCAGATCGAGGCGGAAATGGGCAGCGCCCGCCGCCGGATGGAAGAAGAGTTCGGAATCCCATTTGACCGGGCAGTGGGCTCGGTCCCCGAGAGCGTCCACCGCGAGGAGACCTTGGGCAGGATCGAGGCGCTCCGGGGATTGATCGCGGTCACGGGGCCGGTGAACCTCTTGGCGATCGAGGAGCACCGGCAGGTCGCGGAGCGCGCCCGCCTCCTCCGCGCGCAAATGGAAGATGTCCAGGGGACCATTGCGGCCCTTCGGACGCTCATCGTGCAACTCGAGGAAGTGATTCGCGGGCAGTTCGACAAGACCTACGAGGCGGTAGACAAGGAGTTCGCCGATCTCTTCACGAGCCTCTTCGGCGGGGGACGGGGCGCTCTCGAGCGAGTCGCCGGTCTCGACGGCGGGGAGCCCGGGATCGATATCATTGCCCAGCCCCCCGGCAAGAATCTCCGCAGCCTCGGCGCCCTCTCTGGGGGGGAGCGTGTGCTGGTGGCGCTCGCGTTCGTGTTCGCGATGTTGCGCGTTCGCCCCAGTCCCTTCTGCGTATTTGACGAGGTCGAAGCGGCGCTGGACGAGGCGAACACCCGCAAGGTCGGCGAAGTGCTCCGAGAATTGTCCGCGCGAACGCAGATCATCATCATTACGCACAACAAGGCCACGATGGAGGCCAGCGACGCCCTGTTTGGCGTTACGATGGAAGAAGGCGGGGTCTCCCAGATGGTCTCGATGCGGCTCGTGGATCGGGAAGCGGCAGGTGAGCCGCAACCCGTTGGATAG